In Neofelis nebulosa isolate mNeoNeb1 chromosome 7, mNeoNeb1.pri, whole genome shotgun sequence, the following proteins share a genomic window:
- the POLE2 gene encoding DNA polymerase epsilon subunit 2 isoform X3: protein MAPERLRNRAVTAFKLRGLLLRGEAVKYLTEALTPISEIELEDALEKIIDAVEKQPLSSNMIERSVVEAAVQECSQSVDETMEHIFNIIGAFDIPRFVYSSERKKFLPLLMTNHPAPNLFGTARDKAELFRERYTILHQRTHRHELFTPPVIGSHPDETGSKFQLKTVETLLGSTTKIGDVIVLGMITQLKEGKFFLEDPTGTVQLDISKAQFHSGLYTESCFVLAEGWFEDQVFHVNAFGFPPTEPSSTTRAYYGNINFFGGPSNTSVKTSAKLKQLEEENKDAMFVFISDVWLDQGEVLGKLHTMFSGYSPAPPTCFILCGNFSSAPYGKNQVQALKDSLKTLADIICEYPNIHQSRFVFVPGPEDPGFGSILPRPPLAESITDEFRQRVPFSIFTTNPCRIQYCTQEIIVFREDLVNKMCRNCVRFPSSNLDIPNHFVKTILSQGHLTPLPLYVCPVYWAYDYALRVYPVPDLLVIADKYDPFTVTNTECLCMNPGSFPRSGFSFKVFYPSSKIVEDSKLQGF, encoded by the exons ATGGCGCCTGAGCGGCTGAGGAACCGGGCAGTAACCGCCTTCAAGCTGCGTGGCTTGCTGCTCCGGGG tgAAGCTGTTAAGTACCTCACAGAAGCTCTTACACCTATCAGTGAAATAGAACTTGAAGATGCGCTGGAAAAGATCATTGATGCAGTTGAAAAGCAACCCT TGTCATCAAACATGATTGAACGATCTGTAGTGGAAGCAGCAGTCCAGGAATGCAGTCAGTCTGTAGATGAAACTAT GGAACATATTTTCAATATCATAGGAGCATTTGATATTCCACGCTTTGTGTAcagttcagaaagaaaaaaatttcttcc tctattAATGACCAACCACCCTGCACCAAATTTATTTGGGACAGCAAGAGATAAAGCAGAGCTGTTTCGTGAACGATATACTATTTTGCACCAG AGGACACACAGACATGAATTATTCACTCCTCCAGTGATAGGTTCTCATCCTGATGAAACCGGAAGCAAATTCCAG CTTAAAACAGTAGAAACCCTATTGGGCAGTACAACCAAAATTGGAGATGTGATTGTTCTTGGAATGATAACCCAGTTAAAAGAG ggaAAATTTTTTCTGGAAGATCCTACGGGAACCGTACAACTGGATATTAGTAAAGCt CAGTTCCATAGTGGTTTATACACAGAGTCATGCTTTGTCTTAGCAGAAG GCTGGTTTGAAGATCAGGTGTTTCATGTCAATGCCTTCGGATTTCCACCCACTGAACCCTCTAGTACTACTAG GGCATACTatggaaatattaatttttttggagGGCCTTCTAATACATCTGTGAAGACTTCTGCAAAACTAAAACAACtagaagaagagaataaagatgCAATGTTTGTGTTTATATCTGACGTTTGGTTAGACCAAGGAGAAGTGTTGGGAAAACTTCACACCATGTTTTCTG gtTATTCACCAGCACCTCCAACCTGCTTTATTCTGTGTGGTAATTTTTCATCTGCACCATATGGAAAAAATCAAGTTCAAGCTTTGAAAG attcctTAAAAACTTTGGCAGACATAATATGTGAATATCCAAATATCCACCAAAG TCGATTTGTGTTTGTTCCTGGTCCAGAGGATCCTGGATTTGGTTCCATCTTACCAAG GCCACCACTTGCTGAAAGCATCACTGATGAATTCAGACAAAGAGtaccattttcaatttttactacCAATCCTTGCAG AATTCAGTACTGTACACAAGAAATTATTGTCTTCCGTGAGGACTTAGTGAATAAAATGTGCAGAAACTGTGTCCGCTTCCCTAGTAGCAATTTGGATATTCCTAATCAT TTTGTAAAGACAATCTTATCCCAAGGACACCTGACCCCTCTCCCCCTCTATGTCTGCCCAGTGTACTGGGCATATGACTATGCTCTGAGAGTGTACCCTGTGCCTGATCTCCTGGTCATTGCAGACAAATACGATCCTTTCACTGTGACCAATACAGAATGCCTCTGTATGAACCCG ggATCTTTTCCAAGAAGTGGATTTTCATTCAAAGTTTTTTATCCATCCAGTAAGATAGTAGAAGACAG
- the POLE2 gene encoding DNA polymerase epsilon subunit 2 isoform X2: MAPERLRNRAVTAFKLRGLLLRGEAVKYLTEALTPISEIELEDALEKIIDAVEKQPLSSNMIERSVVEAAVQECSQSVDETMEHIFNIIGAFDIPRFVYSSERKKFLPLLMTNHPAPNLFGTARDKAELFRERYTILHQRTHRHELFTPPVIGSHPDETGSKFQLKTVETLLGSTTKIGDVIVLGMITQLKEGKFFLEDPTGTVQLDISKAQFHSGLYTESCFVLAEGWFEDQVFHVNAFGFPPTEPSSTTRAYYGNINFFGGPSNTSVKTSAKLKQLEEENKDAMFVFISDVWLDQGEVLGKLHTMFSGYSPAPPTCFILCGNFSSAPYGKNQVQALKDSLKTLADIICEYPNIHQSSRFVFVPGPEDPGFGSILPRPPLAESITDEFRQRVPFSIFTTNPCRIQYCTQEIIVFREDLVNKMCRNCVRFPSSNLDIPNHFVKTILSQGHLTPLPLYVCPVYWAYDYALRVYPVPDLLVIADKYDPFTVTNTECLCMNPGSFPRSGFSFKVFYPSSKIVEDSKLQGF, from the exons ATGGCGCCTGAGCGGCTGAGGAACCGGGCAGTAACCGCCTTCAAGCTGCGTGGCTTGCTGCTCCGGGG tgAAGCTGTTAAGTACCTCACAGAAGCTCTTACACCTATCAGTGAAATAGAACTTGAAGATGCGCTGGAAAAGATCATTGATGCAGTTGAAAAGCAACCCT TGTCATCAAACATGATTGAACGATCTGTAGTGGAAGCAGCAGTCCAGGAATGCAGTCAGTCTGTAGATGAAACTAT GGAACATATTTTCAATATCATAGGAGCATTTGATATTCCACGCTTTGTGTAcagttcagaaagaaaaaaatttcttcc tctattAATGACCAACCACCCTGCACCAAATTTATTTGGGACAGCAAGAGATAAAGCAGAGCTGTTTCGTGAACGATATACTATTTTGCACCAG AGGACACACAGACATGAATTATTCACTCCTCCAGTGATAGGTTCTCATCCTGATGAAACCGGAAGCAAATTCCAG CTTAAAACAGTAGAAACCCTATTGGGCAGTACAACCAAAATTGGAGATGTGATTGTTCTTGGAATGATAACCCAGTTAAAAGAG ggaAAATTTTTTCTGGAAGATCCTACGGGAACCGTACAACTGGATATTAGTAAAGCt CAGTTCCATAGTGGTTTATACACAGAGTCATGCTTTGTCTTAGCAGAAG GCTGGTTTGAAGATCAGGTGTTTCATGTCAATGCCTTCGGATTTCCACCCACTGAACCCTCTAGTACTACTAG GGCATACTatggaaatattaatttttttggagGGCCTTCTAATACATCTGTGAAGACTTCTGCAAAACTAAAACAACtagaagaagagaataaagatgCAATGTTTGTGTTTATATCTGACGTTTGGTTAGACCAAGGAGAAGTGTTGGGAAAACTTCACACCATGTTTTCTG gtTATTCACCAGCACCTCCAACCTGCTTTATTCTGTGTGGTAATTTTTCATCTGCACCATATGGAAAAAATCAAGTTCAAGCTTTGAAAG attcctTAAAAACTTTGGCAGACATAATATGTGAATATCCAAATATCCACCAAAG TAGTCGATTTGTGTTTGTTCCTGGTCCAGAGGATCCTGGATTTGGTTCCATCTTACCAAG GCCACCACTTGCTGAAAGCATCACTGATGAATTCAGACAAAGAGtaccattttcaatttttactacCAATCCTTGCAG AATTCAGTACTGTACACAAGAAATTATTGTCTTCCGTGAGGACTTAGTGAATAAAATGTGCAGAAACTGTGTCCGCTTCCCTAGTAGCAATTTGGATATTCCTAATCAT TTTGTAAAGACAATCTTATCCCAAGGACACCTGACCCCTCTCCCCCTCTATGTCTGCCCAGTGTACTGGGCATATGACTATGCTCTGAGAGTGTACCCTGTGCCTGATCTCCTGGTCATTGCAGACAAATACGATCCTTTCACTGTGACCAATACAGAATGCCTCTGTATGAACCCG ggATCTTTTCCAAGAAGTGGATTTTCATTCAAAGTTTTTTATCCATCCAGTAAGATAGTAGAAGACAG
- the POLE2 gene encoding DNA polymerase epsilon subunit 2 isoform X4: MSRRSGCVAAAVFWHCDLSASREAVKYLTEALTPISEIELEDALEKIIDAVEKQPLSSNMIERSVVEAAVQECSQSVDETMEHIFNIIGAFDIPRFVYSSERKKFLPLLMTNHPAPNLFGTARDKAELFRERYTILHQRTHRHELFTPPVIGSHPDETGSKFQLKTVETLLGSTTKIGDVIVLGMITQLKEGKFFLEDPTGTVQLDISKAQFHSGLYTESCFVLAEGWFEDQVFHVNAFGFPPTEPSSTTRAYYGNINFFGGPSNTSVKTSAKLKQLEEENKDAMFVFISDVWLDQGEVLGKLHTMFSGYSPAPPTCFILCGNFSSAPYGKNQVQALKDSLKTLADIICEYPNIHQSSRFVFVPGPEDPGFGSILPRPPLAESITDEFRQRVPFSIFTTNPCRIQYCTQEIIVFREDLVNKMCRNCVRFPSSNLDIPNHFVKTILSQGHLTPLPLYVCPVYWAYDYALRVYPVPDLLVIADKYDPFTVTNTECLCMNPGSFPRSGFSFKVFYPSSKIVEDSKLQGF; this comes from the exons ATGAGCCGGAGAAGCGGCTGTGTCGCAGCAGCGGTTTTTTGGCATTGTGACTTGAGCGCCTCTCG tgAAGCTGTTAAGTACCTCACAGAAGCTCTTACACCTATCAGTGAAATAGAACTTGAAGATGCGCTGGAAAAGATCATTGATGCAGTTGAAAAGCAACCCT TGTCATCAAACATGATTGAACGATCTGTAGTGGAAGCAGCAGTCCAGGAATGCAGTCAGTCTGTAGATGAAACTAT GGAACATATTTTCAATATCATAGGAGCATTTGATATTCCACGCTTTGTGTAcagttcagaaagaaaaaaatttcttcc tctattAATGACCAACCACCCTGCACCAAATTTATTTGGGACAGCAAGAGATAAAGCAGAGCTGTTTCGTGAACGATATACTATTTTGCACCAG AGGACACACAGACATGAATTATTCACTCCTCCAGTGATAGGTTCTCATCCTGATGAAACCGGAAGCAAATTCCAG CTTAAAACAGTAGAAACCCTATTGGGCAGTACAACCAAAATTGGAGATGTGATTGTTCTTGGAATGATAACCCAGTTAAAAGAG ggaAAATTTTTTCTGGAAGATCCTACGGGAACCGTACAACTGGATATTAGTAAAGCt CAGTTCCATAGTGGTTTATACACAGAGTCATGCTTTGTCTTAGCAGAAG GCTGGTTTGAAGATCAGGTGTTTCATGTCAATGCCTTCGGATTTCCACCCACTGAACCCTCTAGTACTACTAG GGCATACTatggaaatattaatttttttggagGGCCTTCTAATACATCTGTGAAGACTTCTGCAAAACTAAAACAACtagaagaagagaataaagatgCAATGTTTGTGTTTATATCTGACGTTTGGTTAGACCAAGGAGAAGTGTTGGGAAAACTTCACACCATGTTTTCTG gtTATTCACCAGCACCTCCAACCTGCTTTATTCTGTGTGGTAATTTTTCATCTGCACCATATGGAAAAAATCAAGTTCAAGCTTTGAAAG attcctTAAAAACTTTGGCAGACATAATATGTGAATATCCAAATATCCACCAAAG TAGTCGATTTGTGTTTGTTCCTGGTCCAGAGGATCCTGGATTTGGTTCCATCTTACCAAG GCCACCACTTGCTGAAAGCATCACTGATGAATTCAGACAAAGAGtaccattttcaatttttactacCAATCCTTGCAG AATTCAGTACTGTACACAAGAAATTATTGTCTTCCGTGAGGACTTAGTGAATAAAATGTGCAGAAACTGTGTCCGCTTCCCTAGTAGCAATTTGGATATTCCTAATCAT TTTGTAAAGACAATCTTATCCCAAGGACACCTGACCCCTCTCCCCCTCTATGTCTGCCCAGTGTACTGGGCATATGACTATGCTCTGAGAGTGTACCCTGTGCCTGATCTCCTGGTCATTGCAGACAAATACGATCCTTTCACTGTGACCAATACAGAATGCCTCTGTATGAACCCG ggATCTTTTCCAAGAAGTGGATTTTCATTCAAAGTTTTTTATCCATCCAGTAAGATAGTAGAAGACAG
- the POLE2 gene encoding DNA polymerase epsilon subunit 2 isoform X1, giving the protein MGIIERLHVVTESSVEQPGKAHMRVCSYQPTVLRKFEAVKYLTEALTPISEIELEDALEKIIDAVEKQPLSSNMIERSVVEAAVQECSQSVDETMEHIFNIIGAFDIPRFVYSSERKKFLPLLMTNHPAPNLFGTARDKAELFRERYTILHQRTHRHELFTPPVIGSHPDETGSKFQLKTVETLLGSTTKIGDVIVLGMITQLKEGKFFLEDPTGTVQLDISKAQFHSGLYTESCFVLAEGWFEDQVFHVNAFGFPPTEPSSTTRAYYGNINFFGGPSNTSVKTSAKLKQLEEENKDAMFVFISDVWLDQGEVLGKLHTMFSGYSPAPPTCFILCGNFSSAPYGKNQVQALKDSLKTLADIICEYPNIHQSSRFVFVPGPEDPGFGSILPRPPLAESITDEFRQRVPFSIFTTNPCRIQYCTQEIIVFREDLVNKMCRNCVRFPSSNLDIPNHFVKTILSQGHLTPLPLYVCPVYWAYDYALRVYPVPDLLVIADKYDPFTVTNTECLCMNPGSFPRSGFSFKVFYPSSKIVEDSKLQGF; this is encoded by the exons atgggaataatagagCGACTACACGTAGTTACCGAGTCGTCAGTTGAGCAACCTGGGAAAGCCCACATGCGTGTCTGTAGTTATCAACCTACAGTTTTGAGAAAATT tgAAGCTGTTAAGTACCTCACAGAAGCTCTTACACCTATCAGTGAAATAGAACTTGAAGATGCGCTGGAAAAGATCATTGATGCAGTTGAAAAGCAACCCT TGTCATCAAACATGATTGAACGATCTGTAGTGGAAGCAGCAGTCCAGGAATGCAGTCAGTCTGTAGATGAAACTAT GGAACATATTTTCAATATCATAGGAGCATTTGATATTCCACGCTTTGTGTAcagttcagaaagaaaaaaatttcttcc tctattAATGACCAACCACCCTGCACCAAATTTATTTGGGACAGCAAGAGATAAAGCAGAGCTGTTTCGTGAACGATATACTATTTTGCACCAG AGGACACACAGACATGAATTATTCACTCCTCCAGTGATAGGTTCTCATCCTGATGAAACCGGAAGCAAATTCCAG CTTAAAACAGTAGAAACCCTATTGGGCAGTACAACCAAAATTGGAGATGTGATTGTTCTTGGAATGATAACCCAGTTAAAAGAG ggaAAATTTTTTCTGGAAGATCCTACGGGAACCGTACAACTGGATATTAGTAAAGCt CAGTTCCATAGTGGTTTATACACAGAGTCATGCTTTGTCTTAGCAGAAG GCTGGTTTGAAGATCAGGTGTTTCATGTCAATGCCTTCGGATTTCCACCCACTGAACCCTCTAGTACTACTAG GGCATACTatggaaatattaatttttttggagGGCCTTCTAATACATCTGTGAAGACTTCTGCAAAACTAAAACAACtagaagaagagaataaagatgCAATGTTTGTGTTTATATCTGACGTTTGGTTAGACCAAGGAGAAGTGTTGGGAAAACTTCACACCATGTTTTCTG gtTATTCACCAGCACCTCCAACCTGCTTTATTCTGTGTGGTAATTTTTCATCTGCACCATATGGAAAAAATCAAGTTCAAGCTTTGAAAG attcctTAAAAACTTTGGCAGACATAATATGTGAATATCCAAATATCCACCAAAG TAGTCGATTTGTGTTTGTTCCTGGTCCAGAGGATCCTGGATTTGGTTCCATCTTACCAAG GCCACCACTTGCTGAAAGCATCACTGATGAATTCAGACAAAGAGtaccattttcaatttttactacCAATCCTTGCAG AATTCAGTACTGTACACAAGAAATTATTGTCTTCCGTGAGGACTTAGTGAATAAAATGTGCAGAAACTGTGTCCGCTTCCCTAGTAGCAATTTGGATATTCCTAATCAT TTTGTAAAGACAATCTTATCCCAAGGACACCTGACCCCTCTCCCCCTCTATGTCTGCCCAGTGTACTGGGCATATGACTATGCTCTGAGAGTGTACCCTGTGCCTGATCTCCTGGTCATTGCAGACAAATACGATCCTTTCACTGTGACCAATACAGAATGCCTCTGTATGAACCCG ggATCTTTTCCAAGAAGTGGATTTTCATTCAAAGTTTTTTATCCATCCAGTAAGATAGTAGAAGACAG